In Xanthomonas theicola, a single genomic region encodes these proteins:
- a CDS encoding TonB-dependent receptor family protein → MPHPHRLVLLCGLCAAGLSPVVCAADADPTTLPVVQVQAARVGGVDDFDLPASLTAIPLGDSNRTGVQVAEALSGVPGLLARDRQNYAQDTQLSIRGFGARSAFGVRGVRLLLDGIPATMPDGQGQLSHFNLLGAERIEVLRGPFSALYGNSSGGVLQLWSADGAPEDPWQLRTTFGSNGTYSAGAQLQGQQGDVHYNVAATHFRTDGYRDHTQTRRESVNAKFGFGLAPGRRLDLVLNSLDAPWAQDPLGLTRAQFHADPRQATAVATQFDTRKSARQAQAGAIFAQQLDQQTWRLMGYAGRRDVQQYLAVPANPLHAGGLIDLDGDYGGVDARWAWQGALGGRPFQFTVGANADRQKQHRTGYENFVGSTLGVKGRLRRDQEDRVQNVDQFAQAWWQFSDRWSLLAGLRHSQVRFRSDDAYIVGRNPDDSGRTDDAATTPVAGLLFRASDALRVYASAGRGFETPTFNELGYRSGGGAGLALDLSAARSENLELGAKWRDQAGAAWEAALFRADTDDEMAVASNTNGRSTYRNIGRTRRQGAEASYLPPLGETAQLQLSYTWLQATVRQTYLTCAGSGCATPTAPVAAGSRLPGLPRQQFFARWQWQPRAWQFAVEAVAAGDTVANDLATETAPGYALLNLEASRRWSTARGALRTFARIDNALDHAYIGSVIVNDANGRYYEPGPDRGYTVGLQWDFAH, encoded by the coding sequence ATGCCCCATCCTCATCGCCTCGTTCTGCTCTGCGGCCTCTGCGCCGCGGGGCTGTCGCCCGTCGTCTGCGCCGCCGATGCCGATCCCACCACCCTGCCGGTCGTGCAGGTCCAGGCCGCGCGGGTCGGCGGGGTGGACGATTTCGACCTGCCGGCCTCGCTGACCGCGATCCCGCTGGGCGACAGCAACCGCACCGGCGTGCAGGTCGCCGAGGCCTTGTCCGGCGTGCCCGGGCTGCTGGCGCGCGACCGCCAGAACTATGCGCAGGACACCCAGCTGTCGATCCGCGGCTTCGGCGCGCGCTCGGCGTTCGGCGTGCGCGGCGTGCGCCTGCTGCTGGACGGCATCCCGGCGACGATGCCGGACGGCCAGGGCCAACTGTCGCACTTCAACCTGCTCGGCGCCGAGCGCATCGAGGTGCTGCGCGGCCCGTTCTCGGCGCTGTACGGCAACTCCTCCGGCGGCGTGCTGCAGCTGTGGAGCGCCGATGGCGCGCCCGAGGACCCGTGGCAGCTGCGCACCACCTTCGGCAGCAATGGCACCTACAGCGCAGGGGCGCAGTTGCAGGGCCAGCAAGGCGACGTCCACTACAACGTGGCCGCCACCCACTTCCGCACCGACGGCTACCGCGACCACACCCAGACGCGGCGCGAGTCGGTCAACGCCAAATTCGGCTTCGGCCTGGCCCCGGGCCGGCGCCTGGACCTGGTGCTGAACTCCCTGGACGCGCCGTGGGCGCAGGATCCGCTGGGCCTGACTCGCGCCCAGTTCCATGCCGATCCGCGGCAGGCCACCGCGGTGGCGACCCAGTTCGATACGCGCAAGTCCGCGCGCCAGGCGCAGGCCGGGGCGATCTTCGCCCAGCAGCTGGACCAGCAGACCTGGCGGCTGATGGGCTATGCCGGGCGCCGCGACGTGCAGCAATACCTGGCGGTGCCGGCCAATCCACTGCATGCCGGCGGGCTGATCGACCTGGACGGGGACTACGGCGGCGTCGATGCGCGCTGGGCCTGGCAGGGCGCGCTCGGCGGGCGTCCGTTCCAGTTCACCGTCGGCGCCAATGCCGACCGCCAGAAGCAGCACCGCACCGGCTACGAGAACTTCGTCGGCAGCACGCTGGGAGTGAAGGGGCGGCTGCGCCGCGACCAGGAGGACCGGGTGCAGAACGTGGACCAGTTCGCCCAGGCCTGGTGGCAGTTCAGCGACCGCTGGTCGCTGTTGGCCGGGCTGCGCCACAGCCAGGTGCGGTTCCGCTCCGACGACGCCTACATCGTCGGCCGCAATCCCGACGACAGCGGTCGCACCGACGACGCGGCGACCACGCCGGTGGCCGGGCTGCTGTTCCGCGCCAGCGACGCGTTGCGCGTCTACGCCTCGGCCGGGCGCGGCTTCGAGACGCCGACCTTCAACGAACTGGGCTACCGCAGCGGCGGGGGCGCCGGCCTGGCGCTGGACCTGTCCGCGGCCAGGAGCGAGAACCTGGAACTGGGCGCGAAATGGCGCGACCAGGCCGGTGCGGCGTGGGAAGCGGCGCTGTTCCGCGCCGACACCGACGACGAAATGGCGGTGGCCAGCAACACCAACGGCCGCAGCACCTACCGCAACATCGGCCGCACCCGCCGCCAGGGCGCCGAGGCCAGCTACCTGCCGCCGCTCGGGGAGACCGCGCAGCTGCAGCTGTCCTATACCTGGCTGCAGGCGACCGTGCGCCAGACCTACCTGACCTGCGCCGGCAGCGGCTGCGCCACGCCCACCGCGCCGGTGGCGGCCGGTTCGCGCCTGCCTGGCCTGCCGCGCCAGCAGTTCTTCGCGCGCTGGCAGTGGCAGCCGCGCGCCTGGCAGTTCGCGGTCGAAGCCGTGGCGGCCGGCGACACCGTGGCCAACGACCTGGCCACCGAAACCGCCCCCGGCTATGCGTTGCTGAACCTGGAGGCCTCGCGCCGCTGGAGCACCGCGCGCGGCGCGCTGCGCACCTTCGCGCGCATCGACAACGCGCTCGACCATGCCTACATCGGTTCGGTCATCGTCAACGACGCCAATGGCCGTTACTACGAGCCGGGACCGGACCGTGGCTATACCGTCGGACTGCAATGGGATTTTGCGCACTGA
- a CDS encoding aromatic amino acid transaminase gives MSFFANVEQIPGDPILGLTEVYNADSRPTKVNLGVGIYYDESGRIPLLRAVQQIEQQLAQDAKPRGYLPIDGLPAYDLATQKLLFGADSPLLAAGRVATSQTVGGSGALRVGADLLKKLLSNATIAISNPSWENHRAVFSAAGFEVVDYTYFDAATHGLNFDGMLADLHKLAPGAVVLLHACCHNPTGADLTREQWRTVAALLKERQLFPFVDIAYQGFDKGIDADAYAVRLLAEAGVDSYVVASSYSKSFSLYGERVGALSVVSATAAESKAVQSQVKRIIRTIYSSPSTHGAALVAGVLNSPELRAMWEQELTEMRERIHALRAGMVQKLAALGAPEFGFIQQQAGMFSYSGLSKAQVDRLREEFGIYAVGTGRICVAALSRNNLDYVTRAVAAVHKG, from the coding sequence GTGTCCTTCTTTGCAAACGTGGAACAGATCCCAGGCGACCCGATCCTGGGCCTGACCGAGGTCTACAACGCCGATTCCCGCCCGACCAAGGTCAACCTGGGCGTGGGCATCTATTACGACGAGAGCGGCCGCATTCCGCTGCTGCGCGCCGTGCAGCAGATCGAGCAGCAGCTGGCGCAGGACGCCAAGCCGCGCGGCTACCTGCCGATCGACGGCCTGCCGGCGTACGACCTGGCCACGCAGAAGCTGCTGTTCGGCGCCGACTCGCCGCTGCTGGCGGCCGGCCGCGTCGCCACCTCGCAGACCGTCGGCGGCAGCGGCGCGCTGCGCGTGGGCGCGGACCTGCTGAAAAAACTGCTGTCCAACGCGACCATCGCGATCAGCAACCCGAGCTGGGAGAACCACCGCGCGGTGTTCTCGGCCGCCGGTTTCGAGGTGGTCGACTACACCTACTTCGATGCCGCCACGCACGGCCTGAATTTCGACGGCATGCTCGCCGACCTGCACAAACTCGCGCCGGGCGCGGTGGTGCTGCTGCACGCCTGCTGTCACAACCCGACCGGCGCCGACCTGACCCGGGAGCAATGGCGCACGGTCGCCGCGCTGCTGAAGGAGCGCCAGCTGTTCCCGTTCGTCGACATCGCCTACCAGGGCTTCGACAAGGGCATCGACGCCGACGCCTACGCGGTGCGCTTGCTGGCCGAGGCCGGCGTGGACAGCTACGTGGTCGCCAGCTCGTACTCCAAGTCGTTCTCGCTGTATGGCGAGCGCGTCGGCGCGCTGTCGGTGGTCTCGGCCACCGCGGCCGAGAGCAAGGCGGTGCAGTCGCAGGTCAAGCGCATCATCCGCACGATCTACTCCAGCCCGTCCACCCACGGCGCCGCACTGGTGGCCGGCGTGCTGAACAGCCCCGAGCTGCGCGCGATGTGGGAGCAGGAACTGACCGAGATGCGCGAGCGCATCCACGCGCTGCGCGCCGGCATGGTGCAGAAACTGGCCGCGCTCGGCGCGCCGGAGTTCGGCTTCATCCAGCAGCAGGCGGGCATGTTCTCCTACTCGGGCCTGAGCAAGGCGCAGGTGGACCGGCTGCGCGAGGAATTCGGCATCTACGCGGTCGGCACCGGCCGCATCTGCGTGGCCGCGCTGAGCCGGAACAACCTGGACTACGTGACCCGGGCCGTGGCCGCGGTACACAAGGGCTGA
- a CDS encoding class 1 fructose-bisphosphatase produces the protein MSRTSLTRFLIEEQHAGRIGPELRQLITIVSRACKRISIAVSKGALGGVLGDAGTGNVQGEAQKKLDVLSNDILLEANAWGGHLAACASEEMDHSQPVPDKYPSGDFLLLFDPLDGSSNIDVNVSVGTIFSVLRAPPGADKPGDEHFLQPGTAQVAAGYCIYGPSTMLVLTLGHGTHAFTLEREEGSFLLTQADMRIPEDTAEFAINMSNQRHWEAPMQHYVADLLAGSEGARGKNFNMRWIASMVADVHRILTRGGIFIYPWDQKDPGRAGKLRLMYEANPMGLLVEQAGGAASTGRARILAIQPDQLHQRVSVFLGSRNEVAEAVRYHAEHVGARG, from the coding sequence ATGTCGCGAACCTCGCTGACCCGCTTCCTGATCGAAGAACAGCACGCCGGCCGTATCGGGCCGGAACTGCGCCAGCTCATCACCATCGTGTCGCGCGCCTGCAAGCGCATCTCCATCGCAGTCAGCAAGGGCGCGCTGGGCGGCGTGCTCGGCGATGCCGGCACCGGCAACGTGCAGGGCGAGGCGCAGAAGAAGCTGGACGTGCTCAGCAACGACATCCTGCTCGAAGCCAACGCCTGGGGCGGGCACCTGGCCGCCTGCGCGTCGGAAGAGATGGACCACAGCCAGCCGGTCCCCGACAAGTATCCCAGCGGCGACTTCCTGCTGCTGTTCGATCCGCTGGACGGCAGCTCCAACATCGACGTCAACGTCTCCGTCGGCACCATCTTCTCGGTGCTGCGCGCCCCGCCCGGCGCCGACAAGCCCGGCGACGAACACTTCCTGCAGCCCGGTACCGCCCAGGTCGCTGCCGGCTACTGCATCTACGGCCCCAGCACCATGCTGGTGCTGACCCTGGGCCACGGCACCCACGCCTTCACCCTCGAACGCGAGGAGGGCAGTTTCCTGCTGACCCAAGCCGACATGCGCATTCCCGAGGACACTGCCGAATTCGCGATCAACATGTCCAACCAGCGCCACTGGGAAGCGCCAATGCAACACTACGTCGCCGACCTGCTCGCCGGCAGCGAGGGCGCCCGCGGCAAGAACTTCAACATGCGCTGGATCGCGAGCATGGTCGCCGACGTGCACCGCATCCTCACCCGCGGCGGCATCTTCATCTACCCCTGGGACCAGAAGGATCCAGGCAGGGCCGGCAAGCTGCGCCTGATGTACGAAGCCAACCCGATGGGCCTGCTGGTCGAGCAGGCCGGCGGCGCCGCCAGCACCGGCCGCGCGCGCATTCTCGCCATCCAGCCCGACCAGCTGCACCAACGCGTGTCGGTGTTCCTGGGTTCCAGGAACGAAGTGGCCGAGGCAGTGCGCTATCACGCGGAGCATGTCGGGGCGCGAGGCTGA